A genomic window from Sanguibacter antarcticus includes:
- a CDS encoding PPA1309 family protein, with the protein MTSPVAPSLTENQRALADAVVDVERHVAATGWDAPPRVFALVSTQAALLAEPELAKQLPAATVQAALDDPSHLTSVEQDELPATEALEELLASITWPEAVIGTAVVIERIVLPPSAETEIPDDPAAALVYLSSHPDRQDVRMAVGVLRDGVSWCAVRTRMNDSDNDVAVGADLVPGLIEGLLSTFE; encoded by the coding sequence ATGACATCGCCTGTGGCACCTTCCCTCACCGAGAACCAGCGAGCACTCGCCGATGCAGTGGTCGACGTAGAACGTCACGTCGCAGCAACAGGCTGGGACGCACCACCCAGGGTCTTTGCGCTCGTCTCCACGCAGGCAGCCCTCCTCGCCGAGCCCGAGCTCGCGAAGCAGCTCCCCGCAGCGACCGTCCAGGCGGCGCTCGACGACCCGAGCCACCTCACCTCTGTCGAGCAGGACGAGCTCCCCGCGACCGAGGCGCTCGAGGAGCTCCTCGCCTCGATCACGTGGCCGGAAGCGGTCATCGGCACCGCCGTCGTCATCGAACGGATCGTCCTCCCGCCGTCCGCGGAGACGGAGATCCCCGACGACCCGGCGGCCGCGCTCGTCTACCTCTCGAGCCACCCGGACCGCCAGGACGTCCGCATGGCTGTCGGGGTGCTGCGTGACGGTGTCTCCTGGTGCGCGGTGCGGACCCGCATGAACGACTCGGACAACGATGTCGCGGTGGGCGCGGACCTCGTACCCGGACTCATCGAAGGGCTCCTCTCGACCTTCGAGTGA